The Pelagibacterium halotolerans B2 genome has a segment encoding these proteins:
- a CDS encoding efflux RND transporter permease subunit, which produces MFLTRISVRHPVFATMVMVAILVFGINAFRSMPIEQYPDVDFPVVAVLTPYTGAAPEAVETEISEVIEEAVNTLAGIETVSSTSSSGHSTVIVQFTLETDSMQAAQEVRDRLAAVTLPDGADTPQVLRFDPTATPMVSLALSGQNQSMTDLTRIANDVIAPAMTNVDGVGSATVVGSIEEQVDILIDPDRLSAYGIGVSEVVSAFASDNMTIPSGSVDNGLLVQTVQLNTELGSIEDFASIVVARQGSQTILLSDVADIARGQSELDGLALQNGEQALAINISRVDGGNTVEIAHEVHDLVAELNAGGRLEGARIEVLQDSAEQIEANYHTLESTLLEGAILAVAIVFLFLNSWRSTVITGMTLPISILGTLAVISMLGFSLNMMTMLALTLSIGILIDDAIVVRENITRHLHMGKSHFQAALDGTNEIGLAVLATTLSICAVFLPLAFMEGIVGQFFLQFGVTVAVAVLISLFVSFTLDPMMSSVWYEPHAHPGAKRGPLGRAIAKFEHGFEALGRRYKRVLGWSLRHRVMTLVGAVGIFVSSFALVPLVGFEFMPVSDSSLVNIEVETPVGSSQDYTAIKARQVDAIVRGIEGVESTYTNVNSGTAGGENMAAITVNLLDPGERALSDVAIIEEIRRATTVVPGIELTASAGGGLGTGGAPITLNLRGGDLAGLTEGAQMVADAVAAVPGAIDVKMSTQQAQPMLDIVVDRQAASDLGITAQQVGSAMRVMIAGEVASEWTNERNDRIDVMVRLPQELRSDIEGLASLPVAQQASGGTAVSVPLGQVARLDETVGPSEIERQALARQITISANVDDRVLGDVIADIDAAVAALDLPDGVAIEQGGDAEMLADTTSSMGAALLLAVVFIYLVLASQFGSFLQPIAIMTALPLSLVGVLLGLMVGGSTLNMYSMIGFVMLMGLVVKNAILLVDNTNQHVRAGRPLKEALIEAGGTRFRPIIMTTLAMIFGMLPLALALHPGSEANAPMAHAVIGGLISSTLLTLLVVPVMLTYVEGFGKWVGRFLPRAPEDHEQPAAT; this is translated from the coding sequence ATGTTTCTGACTCGAATCAGTGTCCGTCATCCGGTGTTTGCGACCATGGTCATGGTCGCGATCCTGGTCTTTGGCATCAACGCATTCCGGTCCATGCCGATCGAGCAGTATCCCGACGTCGATTTTCCCGTTGTCGCGGTTCTGACGCCCTATACGGGCGCCGCGCCCGAGGCCGTGGAGACCGAGATTTCCGAGGTTATCGAGGAAGCGGTCAATACGCTGGCCGGGATCGAAACGGTTTCATCGACATCGAGTTCGGGCCATTCGACGGTCATCGTGCAGTTCACGCTCGAAACCGACAGCATGCAGGCGGCGCAGGAAGTGCGCGACCGGCTGGCGGCGGTGACACTTCCCGATGGCGCCGACACGCCGCAAGTCCTGCGGTTCGATCCCACGGCAACGCCCATGGTCTCTCTGGCGCTCAGCGGACAGAACCAATCGATGACCGATCTGACCCGGATCGCCAATGATGTGATCGCGCCTGCCATGACCAATGTCGACGGCGTGGGCAGTGCGACGGTGGTGGGCTCGATCGAAGAACAGGTCGATATCCTTATCGATCCGGACAGGCTGAGCGCCTATGGCATTGGCGTGTCCGAAGTGGTTTCGGCCTTTGCCAGCGACAATATGACGATTCCCTCCGGCTCTGTGGACAACGGGTTGTTGGTCCAGACCGTGCAGCTCAACACCGAGCTTGGGTCAATCGAGGACTTCGCATCCATCGTCGTGGCCCGGCAGGGCAGCCAGACCATATTGCTGAGCGACGTCGCCGATATTGCGCGCGGACAATCCGAACTCGACGGGCTGGCGCTTCAGAACGGCGAACAGGCGTTGGCGATCAACATTTCCAGGGTCGATGGCGGCAACACGGTCGAGATCGCCCATGAGGTTCACGACCTTGTCGCCGAACTCAACGCAGGCGGCAGGCTCGAAGGCGCACGGATCGAGGTGCTTCAGGACAGCGCCGAGCAGATCGAGGCCAACTATCACACGCTCGAATCCACGCTTTTGGAAGGCGCCATTCTCGCGGTGGCGATCGTCTTTCTGTTCCTCAATTCCTGGCGCTCGACGGTCATCACCGGAATGACGCTGCCGATCTCGATCCTGGGCACGCTGGCGGTGATTTCCATGCTCGGGTTTTCGCTCAACATGATGACCATGCTGGCGTTGACGCTGTCGATCGGCATTCTGATCGACGATGCGATCGTTGTGCGCGAAAACATCACGCGACATCTGCATATGGGCAAGAGCCATTTCCAGGCGGCGCTCGATGGCACCAATGAGATCGGTCTCGCGGTGCTGGCCACGACATTGTCGATCTGCGCTGTGTTCCTGCCGCTGGCCTTCATGGAAGGCATTGTGGGGCAGTTCTTCCTGCAGTTCGGTGTGACCGTCGCAGTGGCCGTCCTGATCTCGCTTTTCGTCAGCTTCACCCTCGATCCGATGATGTCGAGCGTCTGGTACGAGCCCCACGCGCATCCGGGCGCCAAGCGCGGCCCGCTTGGCCGGGCGATCGCCAAGTTCGAGCACGGTTTCGAGGCACTGGGGAGGCGCTACAAGCGCGTGCTCGGCTGGAGCCTGCGCCATCGGGTAATGACGCTGGTCGGCGCGGTGGGTATTTTCGTTTCGAGCTTCGCGCTGGTGCCGCTGGTCGGGTTCGAGTTCATGCCGGTGAGCGACAGCAGCCTTGTCAACATCGAAGTGGAAACGCCGGTCGGATCGTCACAGGACTATACGGCGATCAAGGCGCGGCAGGTCGACGCCATCGTCCGTGGCATCGAGGGTGTCGAGAGCACCTACACCAACGTCAATTCGGGTACGGCGGGCGGCGAGAATATGGCGGCGATCACCGTCAATCTGCTCGATCCTGGTGAGCGCGCGCTTTCCGATGTCGCGATCATCGAGGAGATAAGGCGCGCCACCACGGTTGTCCCGGGAATCGAATTGACGGCCAGTGCCGGTGGCGGACTGGGAACCGGTGGCGCGCCCATCACGCTCAATCTGCGCGGTGGCGACCTTGCAGGGCTGACCGAGGGCGCACAGATGGTCGCCGACGCGGTGGCCGCGGTACCCGGTGCCATCGACGTCAAGATGAGCACACAGCAGGCACAGCCCATGCTCGACATTGTTGTCGACAGGCAGGCGGCGAGCGATCTGGGGATAACGGCGCAGCAGGTGGGATCGGCCATGCGGGTGATGATCGCCGGTGAGGTGGCCAGCGAATGGACCAATGAGCGCAACGACCGCATCGACGTCATGGTGCGACTGCCTCAGGAGCTGCGGTCCGATATCGAGGGATTGGCCAGCCTGCCGGTTGCCCAGCAGGCCAGTGGCGGCACGGCCGTGTCGGTGCCTCTTGGACAGGTTGCCAGACTCGATGAGACAGTCGGGCCGAGCGAGATCGAACGGCAGGCACTGGCGCGCCAGATCACCATCAGTGCCAATGTGGACGATCGTGTCCTGGGCGATGTGATCGCCGATATCGACGCGGCCGTGGCGGCGCTGGACCTGCCGGACGGCGTGGCGATCGAGCAGGGCGGCGATGCCGAGATGCTGGCCGACACCACATCGAGCATGGGCGCTGCGCTGCTTCTTGCCGTGGTGTTCATCTATCTTGTTCTTGCCAGCCAGTTCGGCAGCTTCCTGCAGCCGATCGCCATCATGACGGCATTGCCGCTGTCGCTGGTGGGCGTGCTTTTGGGGCTGATGGTGGGCGGATCGACCCTCAACATGTATTCGATGATCGGGTTCGTCATGCTCATGGGGCTGGTGGTGAAGAACGCTATTCTTCTCGTGGACAACACCAACCAGCACGTCAGGGCCGGGCGGCCGCTCAAAGAGGCGCTGATCGAGGCGGGCGGTACGCGGTTCCGGCCGATTATAATGACGACGCTGGCCATGATCTTCGGCATGCTGCCGCTGGCCCTCGCGTTGCATCCGGGCAGCGAGGCGAATGCCCCGATGGCGCATGCGGTGATCGGCGGGCTGATCAGCTCGACCCTGCTGACGTTGCTCGTGGTGCCGGTGATGCTCACCTATGTGGAAGGCTTCGGAAAATGGGTGGGCCGATTCCTGCCAAGGGCGCCCGAAGATCATGAGCAGCCGGCCGCGACATAG